A single Bacillus sp. HMF5848 DNA region contains:
- a CDS encoding helix-turn-helix transcriptional regulator — translation MKLLYHPPIESIPYTKVLHALSEPNRIRIIRCLNESGENNCTAYSIELMLNKSTVSHHIKILREAGLIEGRIEGKEHIYSLRKDEINKKFPGLLNSVFSVNEEDI, via the coding sequence ATGAAATTACTATATCATCCACCTATCGAATCAATACCCTATACAAAAGTGCTTCACGCATTAAGTGAACCAAATCGCATTCGAATCATTCGATGTCTAAATGAAAGTGGCGAAAATAATTGTACTGCTTACTCTATAGAATTAATGCTGAATAAATCTACAGTGTCTCATCATATAAAGATACTTCGAGAAGCAGGATTAATAGAAGGGAGAATTGAAGGAAAAGAACATATTTATTCTCTACGCAAAGACGAGATAAATAAAAAATTCCCCGGCCTCCTTAATTCTGTATTTTCAGTAAACGAGGAAGATATATAG
- a CDS encoding NAD(P)H-dependent oxidoreductase, with protein sequence MNNILVINGHEYYDFAKGQLNKTLFEDILSTLSGDFEVKTTIIEEGYDIKNEQEKFKWADVVIFQTPIYWFSLPAAFKKYIDQVYEYGVFFGPAINQYGDGGLMEGKKYMFSTTWNAPESAFKNKDVDSFLKGADIEEAIAHLHNMQRYVNMVPLKTFGAHDVVANPDIEKYRSELKAHLKAVFYN encoded by the coding sequence TTGAACAATATATTAGTCATCAATGGGCATGAATATTATGACTTTGCGAAAGGTCAATTAAACAAGACATTATTTGAAGATATTTTATCTACTTTATCAGGGGATTTCGAAGTGAAAACAACAATCATAGAAGAAGGTTATGATATTAAAAACGAACAAGAGAAATTCAAATGGGCTGATGTAGTCATTTTTCAAACGCCGATCTACTGGTTCTCGCTCCCTGCTGCATTTAAAAAATATATTGATCAAGTATATGAATATGGTGTTTTCTTTGGACCAGCAATCAACCAATATGGTGACGGTGGTTTAATGGAGGGGAAAAAATACATGTTCTCAACCACATGGAATGCCCCTGAATCAGCTTTTAAAAATAAAGACGTAGACTCTTTCTTAAAAGGTGCAGACATAGAAGAGGCGATTGCTCACTTACATAACATGCAACGTTATGTAAATATGGTGCCTTTAAAAACATTCGGAGCTCACGATGTTGTAGCAAATCCTGATATAGAAAAGTACCGAAGCGAATTAAAAGCACATTTAAAAGCAGTTTTCTATAATTAA
- a CDS encoding peroxiredoxin-like family protein, whose amino-acid sequence MNLTMELAKVKEGFLARAPKEVLESVESATNELINSGMATGLRVGEKAPDFLLPNAIGEKVSLYEQLQKGPVVLTFYRGGWCPYCNLELRAYQNMLHKIQEAGASLMAISPQKPDASLSTKEKNELLFDVLSDGAYEVIKAYNLYFTFPDHLIHTYRDKFNLNLSNINGSDEPWSLPVPGTFIIDQNCKVVLASSNADYMERLDPTEVVNFLRK is encoded by the coding sequence ATGAACTTAACAATGGAATTGGCCAAAGTAAAGGAAGGTTTTCTAGCTAGAGCACCTAAAGAGGTTTTAGAAAGCGTTGAATCAGCAACAAATGAACTGATTAATTCAGGGATGGCAACTGGCCTTCGTGTGGGCGAAAAAGCACCAGATTTTCTTTTACCTAATGCTATTGGCGAAAAAGTGTCTTTATATGAACAATTACAAAAAGGACCTGTTGTTCTTACGTTCTATAGAGGTGGCTGGTGTCCTTATTGTAACCTTGAATTAAGGGCATATCAGAATATGCTTCATAAAATTCAAGAGGCGGGAGCATCGCTTATGGCAATTAGTCCACAAAAGCCTGATGCATCTCTATCGACTAAAGAAAAGAATGAATTATTGTTTGATGTACTAAGTGATGGCGCGTACGAGGTAATCAAAGCTTATAATCTCTACTTTACATTCCCTGACCATCTAATTCACACATATAGAGACAAATTTAATTTAAATTTGTCAAACATAAACGGCTCTGATGAACCTTGGAGTTTACCTGTTCCGGGTACATTTATCATTGATCAAAACTGTAAAGTGGTGTTAGCAAGTTCAAATGCTGATTATATGGAGAGA